A region of Ictalurus furcatus strain D&B chromosome 1, Billie_1.0, whole genome shotgun sequence DNA encodes the following proteins:
- the lin28aa gene encoding protein lin-28 homolog A → MISFSPLLMALYLIAGGCAITEKEEGQCMEEDAQFFHGIGVCKWFNVRMGFGFLSMNSREGEPLEAPVDVFVHQSKLHMEGFRSLKEGENVEFTFKKSSKGLESVRVTGPGGVHCIGSEKRPKGKSAQKRRSKGDRCYNCGGLDHHAKECKLPPQPKKCHFCQSVSHMVANCPVKAQQSSSGSQETPFSLKGEEEVKNYSPPPTEITN, encoded by the exons atgaTTTCCTTTTCCCCTCTGTTAATGGCATTATATCTCATTGCAGGAGGATGCGCTATAACCGAGAAAGAGGAAGGACAGTGCATGGAGGAAGACGCGCAGTTTTTCCACGGTATCGGTGTCTGCAAATGGTTCAATGTGCGGATGGGTTTCGGCTTCTTGTCTATGAACAGCCGAGAGGGAGAACCACTTGAAGCTCCAGTCGACGTGTTTGTCCACCAG AGTAAGCTACACATGGAGGGATTTAGGAGTCTGAAGGAAGGTGAGAATGTTGAGTTCACCTTTAAAAAGTCTTCCAAGGGCCTGGAGTCTGTGCGGGTGACAGGGCCTGGAGGAGTGCACTGTATAGGCAGTGAAAAGAGACCCAAAGGCAAGAGTGCCCAGAAACGCCGCTCGAAAGGAGACAG GTGCTACAACTGCGGAGGTTTAGACCACCATGCAAAAGAGTGCAAGCTGCCTCCTCAGCCAAAAAAGTGCCATTTCTGCCAGAGTGTCTCACACATGGTTGCCAACTGCCCAGTCAAAGCCCAGCAGTCCTCATCAGGCTCTCAGGAAACACCTTTCTCTTTGAAGGGAGAGGAAGAAGTAAAGAATTATTCCCCTCCACCCACAGAGATCACCAACTGA